ctagccgtgctcacggttatgagtggcccagatcctccttttgattagtggggttgtctccttccgacgagggaggtgcctctcggggttaccttggtggcttggttttggtctggttctcagtagtatcatgagtaAATtttactaattactatgtaactgggttaatggtaattcatcaactcgtagtaaatagctttaataaaattttgccaagacttaaaagctaatgcagttgagtcagccaaccttagagcctcatagtttgtgttatacttgttgagtacaagttgtgtactcactcttgcctcttctctactttttcctcttggctatgctactgctgctcagttcctgccgacacgagggagttcatccagcgctaccaggactacgaggacttctaggtgttcgtctcccaatcgacgtccctgtggcaccctgctcagcttcggagagttcttttaccgtatttgtacttcgcttccgctgtatcagacattttgccATTAATGTAAtgaataacattcgtatttcgatttattatgtctttttacgtgatatgtgctatgatatactgttcattctgttgtatatacgtgtgacttgatcctggcacgtatatgattgctcggtttatgttcttttataaaccgggtgttacagaagtTCCCCACAATCACCTCATTGAGATCCGACTAGTATTGGATCCAGTCAGGAGGGAGATTCTTAGGCCATGTTCGTGCCATGTCGGCTAGGAACAGTGGCAGATTGTGGATGATGAAGTAATCATCATCCACGCCACCAGCTCGGCAAGCGAGCCGGTATTCCTCGAGCCAGAGGCCAGGATTCATTTCCCTGGTGTTCCTTGTGATGTTCATCGGTAGTCGGTACCGCTGAGGGAACGGAGCGTTGCGGATGTCCGATCCGAACACTCCGGACCCTCGACGCATCAGAGCTCGAGCTCCTATCCTCCACGCAGTCGGATCGCCCACTCTGCCTCAACTGGGGCATGTGGCCCACCTCAGGCTCGTCTTGGCCCAGCTCGCGCCTGCCGGCATTGAAGGTGTGCCGCACCTCGCGGTTGGCGGCGAGGCAGCTCCTTACCGGCGCCTGCGGGGGCACCGGTACTTCAGACTGCGCCTGGTTGACCGTGACGTTCCTGATTCCTGACCCAGGCCGTGAGGGGTGGCCCTGGCACAGGGCGTGCCGCCAGGAGATCGAACTCTCGACTTGCTGCTATGGAGCTTGTCGTGTTCGCAGTGCTCCTCTGGCTCTGCGGGCTCGGGTAGCGCAGCGAGCACCACTGCTTGCCCGGGCGATgtttggaaggttcgcatggtCATCAGGGATTTGCCGATTCACCTCACACGCACGACCGCTTTCTCCTCGGTGTCCCAACTGCCGTTTGACCTCAGTGCACACCTTCTCAAGCTATCGCATGGCCTCTTCGAGCTCCTCCTCATGGTCCCGCAGCTGGTTGGGccgcggtgctggcggagcatGGGAGCTGCCCTCCAACTCATTGCTTGGGTTGGCGGGAGGAGTAGCCTCCCGGGTGTTGTTCACCTCGTGCGCGCCGTGCGAGTCTGCCATGAAGCATTCACGTGACGGGTGGTGACTCGCCTCGCAGGAGCCTGAGACAGAAAGTACCTCGGATGGATCCGCGAGGAGGTCACGAAAGGACTCGGGCACGTAATCCGCCATCACAATGAACTCGGTGTTCATCTTGTCGACGGACTCAGTGTCCGACGCCTCGACGGGCTCGGTGTCCGTCGGTCTCGATGATGCGCATTGCACAACGAGACAGTGCATGTCCAGTGTAGCATCGTGCAAGACAAAGGGGAACACCGTGGGGTACCCTTGTTGGGAGTCTTCAGCGAGCCCGACTGTCCTCCGGAGAGTTCCCTCGTCATGTCTATCAGCAAGAGCAGGGCCCGGCGAAGGTCGTCTTGGGACGGTCGATCATCCCAGGAGGAGCCGGATGACAGCCACCGTCGCGAGTGCTGCTACTCCGCTCTCGCACGGTCTGTGAGAGGGCGTTGGACGTGAGGAGAGGCGTTATACCCCGGGACCTCCAGCCGCAGCTCCCGCAGGGAGTCGATGTCGGGGTCGGCGCCATCGACGTTCGGAAGCCAACTGGAGGAGCAGATAGGCTCCAAACCGCCCTCTAGGTTGACGATGAAGCGTAGACCACCGAAACGCACGAGCGTGCCTGGGACCCAATCTCCAGCGATGATGGCCATCTGCCACCTGGTGGAAAAATGAACGAAACGTGCAAAAATCCCCTACGTCGCatgccaactgtcggtgttttTTAGCACTGGCTAGTGATTCTCATGCATGCGCATTTAGGGGCGGATGGTAATGCAGGAAGACACAAGAATTTATACTGGTTTGGGCCGCCGGGAGGCGTAATACCATATGTCCAGTTTTTGCTACTCGTGTATCTGGCACTGCTCTGCAGCAGGGGGTTACAAACGGTCGAGAGAGGGACAAGTGTACTAAGTCTCTGAGATAGGTGGAAAGGTGGAGTATTCATGGCTCTCGTCTGGTTAGGGTAGCGGCCGGCGAGAGCCACTCGGAGCTCCGCCTGCCTCTTTCCCAGCGGTATGAGTGTGCTCGTGTGTGTGTTCGTCTGGTCTTGGTTCAATCCCCCGCGCAGGGGCCTGTTCTCTACCCGTTATACGACTAGGGAGAGAATAGTGTACAATCGCAGAGAtagagagacagagagatgaAGAGAGGGGGAGGACTACGAAGCCCGCATGGCGCTTCCTCCACCATCCCTATCATCGTTCGTCGCCATGGGTCCTCTTGACCCTGCCATCGCCACCCTCCAtggtctgtagagtgggatacACAACTGCGTCTTGGTCTTGGTGTAGCACGTCCGGCCCTACCCTACGCCCTGCCATGCCGTAGGACGTGACGGGAAGGGGCGCTCCACTGTGTACCATGTCAGTGCAAGCGGCGTCAGAGCACACTCGGTCGCCTGTTCGCCTCTACCGCTGTCAAACTCACATGGCGCGGGTCATGGCGGGCCCCAGCTACAAGTTGGGTGCGTCCCCATTCCGTCCGCCCGACTGCCTGACAAGCCAGGCCGGGCGAGGCATGGACTTCTTCCTTAGGTCGGGCGGAAGGAATCTGCACCTTTTGGTCGGACAAGGCGGAAACCCTCCGCTTAGGTCAGGGCTGGCGGTGCCGCTATCAGGCTACCTGACACAGCGACTTAGCCTTCCCCTTAATCCTCCGTCGTTAGGTATCCGATGTATTTATACCCGACAGGGGGTCAACAAGGCAATGATAAAAGAGACTTTTGTGAcaaaaccagtctgaccggtttcaaGACTAGTCTAACCAACTCTCCCAGGGTTTTCTAGCACTAAATCAAAATCTAGGATGGTTAAGCCCAAAAAAAACCAGAGATTGGCATTTGGAAAACTATTGAAGCCAAAGGACGTAGAAAgcatcaaaaggaaaagccaaAATATATTTATGGAAAGCTTTCGGCTAAATCcaaaatctaatgatgctagtcCGCCAAAACGTTCAGAACACTCAAAACATACTCCTAGAAAGATTACATGATCAGAATCGCCGATTGAATACTTTTCCTACTTCAATGCTGTTTTTGCCACATGAATCACATGTACCTATGCCATGCAGATTTTATTATAGCACGCCTTATTTTTATCTGTCAAGGTCTTATAATTCATATATGCTGTCTCTTCCTAGATATTTGTGTCCAAATTACATTACCTATAGGAAGCCATCAATTAGTAAACCATCACCTACCAATAATGAccattttgataaaaaaaatcagtgTATACAGAAAAAGAAACACAAGGTGATCGAGCAAGTCTATCGTGTCAAAAAAGGTGGATGGTTGAGCAAAAATCCAGAGACACTAGACATAGAAAATCCGAATATTAAAGAATCACCGGCTACTTCCATTGATCAAATTACCCCTAATGTTGAACATGTTTCAAATGATATAGCTGAACAATGATAAAGTTTGGTTGGGGGTaaggcaaggaaaagaaggCTGGTAATACACCAACCGATCCGACCGGTTCCCGGGTCGGTCTGACTGGTGtaccgactggtctgaccggtgatcaGACCGATCTGACCCGCATATCCAGCAAGCATGGAAATTCTTCCAAGgccaagaagaagatgaggctGAGCTTCGAGGAACTTCTAGTTAAATATGAGAAGAAAGAAGTTGTTCAAAAGCAAAAGAGTCGGCCATATAGCACTAGAGATGCAAATTCACCACCAAGGCATCGAGGGTATCAAGGTTCTCACCAACAACAAGGTAATTGTGCTGCTGCACCGTGTTGTTTTGTTGGGTCATATATGCCATTGTCTTGGTCATATCCTTGTTATTATGCATCCAATGACTATAATAGTATGTGCATGCAACCATACATTATTTTAGATCCAGATTATGGTTCACTACAACAATTGGTTGCTTGCAATAATAATCCGATTAATTGTAATGCATGTACTAGTGTTAAATAGCGTGAGAGTACCAACGAGCAAAGTTCTAAGTATATACAGCCAAGGTGGTGTCCCTCGAGCTTATCTCACACCCGAAAGAGAAGACTACAAAGAATGTACAAGAAAGATGCAATAGAGTGACCAACTAAAGAGATGCCAGCTAAGCCAGATCAAGGAGTGGAGGCCGAAGTTGGTTGATCTAGTTTCAACTTAAGCCAATCAAGTTTATGGCTGGTAGCATGTCATCGCCCTTAGAAAAAATATATGGCCGATGCATTGCCCATCTTCGCCCTTGAGCAATTTTGACCATTGAGAATGTTATATGGCACGAAATCTTTGCTAcaaaacaggggggcatatgttcgCACCAAAAAGTGGCAGCCATGAGAAAACCGGTCAGACATGTTCCTCCAACCAGTCCGACTAGTCTGGTCAATGTCCTCAAAATGTAAATTGGACTTCAACATTGGATAGTTCTTGTTGAGTAGATCAAGATTCATATgtagaacgtccaatttggagtccgaATGAGAGATATATGGCTTCAGGAATATCTGCACCCCGGGCAGACCGGTCAGTCCAGATCACATGGTGGTAAGACCAGTTTTGGGCTATGAAATCTGAGTTGGAGTTGTATTTTAGCACGAGATTTACTAGGGTTTCAACTCCATCAGAGACAAGACCTCCCCtctctataaatataaagagtCACAGCCGATTGAGGGGATCCaaacccaatcgaatctatcagATACATTTTCATTCATCATCTTTACCTCTTCTCTTTACCCTAGCTTTCCCAACCTCGAcatgttgttcttccttcatctCTATGGCGTTTCAAGGTGCTCACTTGCCCTGACGGGGTTCCTCTCGGGCGAGCGTTCATTAGATCTTTGTTGGGCTCCCCAacgaaaccggtctgactggcctaccgaaccggtctgaccgaattcgtggaggtgctgtaaGGAGCCCTCTGCGAGGTGCACGTGACGTGCTCGTGTGACGGCATGTTTTAGCCTCAACAGATCTACACTAGGTGttcatggggtgggtcggggagGAAGAACAACTCGGTGATGGTTGGAGCAGTGGGTGGCTAGAGCTTTTTAGCGGGTCGAGGAGGGAGGACCAGATCGAGGATGGTCCGAGTAGTAGGCGACCAGAGGTTCTTTGCATGGTGAGGAATGAGACAAGGTGTAGATCATTGAGGATCTGCACCGCGAAGCCAACTGCATCGGTTGGAGGAGAATCATATCAGGGATGGTCCGGGGTGGTTCTGCACTAGGCCAACGCAGATTGGGCTGAGGGGCTCCATGCGCGGAGGGGTGCcggctggaggaggaggccggcatGTTGAGGAGACGCGTTGGAGCAGTGGATGGCTGGAGCTTCTTAGCGGGTCGAGGAGGGAGGACCAGATCGTGGATGGTCCGAGCAGTAGGCGACCGGAGGTTCTTGGCATGGTGAGGAATGAGACGATGTGTAGATCAATGAGGATCTGCACCGCGAAGCCAACTGCACCGGTTGGAGGAGAATCAAATCAGGGACGGTCCGGGGTGGTTCTGCACTAGGCCTACGCAGATCGAGCCGAGGGGGATCCACGCGTGGAGGGGTGCCGGGAGGAGGAGTAGGGCCGCCGCATGGATGTGGGGAAGGCTGCCACGCATGCAGGAGGGGAGCAGGAGCGGAGGCGTGTGGGGAGGAGGGAAGGTAGTGCAGGGGGCAGTGCATGTGGTGGAGCAGTGGTGGGGAGGCTAAGTCCCGACCTCCTGGTTGCTTATATATAGAGGCATTTGTAGGAGTGGGTGATGCcccacccacccctaaaaatcgaTTTTTAGGGTTGGGTTGATACCGGTGTTTTGCCGGCAAGCCTATCTAGGGATACCCTACGGTAGTTGATTGTAGGCAGGAAGTTGTTGAGATCAGAAAcatgatggtgcaagcaacacaaggTTTAGATAGGTTCAGACTGCGAGTTGTGTAACACCATAGGTCCTGTTTGATGATATGTATTGCATAAGGATTGTAGATGATTTAATTTGGAGGGATCCCTTTCTGCCCTTATATAACCTAGGTggatagggttacatgaaacCATATATCGATATTTGCCTAGGAGTCCTCGAGTAGTTTTCTTCTCTACCGACTAGTTGTATTTGTATATGAGTACTTCTCATATCATTTGGGTATTACATATCCTTATTCCGTACAGATCTGTGCCACGTCAAGTATGTTGTGCCCTGGTGTGACAGTGGAGGCATAATCTGTCACTGAAAAAGGATTTGTAGGGGCGCCCCACAAATGATTTTCCAATTTAAAATGAAAACTCATTTAACTCATAAATATAGCAAATCACATAAAAAAAGGTGAAACTTGTAACCTAAGGCTATTGTTTACTTATAGAaccagaaaaatatgaaatatatTTCAATATATGTAATGATTAAGAGTGTGGAAACCACAATGTACAGCTTTCCCATACTACTATCTCATATGACTAGCCATATATACTTTGAGATTGCGACCACAATGTACGGCTCTCCCATGCTActatctcatataactcaagcCATATAAACTATGAGATTGCTACACTCTTAAACATTATATATACTGAAATATATTTGGCATATTTGTCTTGTTCTACACATTACAATTATCTTAGGATACCGCCGGAGAGATGCTAGAAATTTTGCCAATATTTACACATACTATAATTGCACTAACACCCACACTCTATCCCGCCAGGTCATGactattcaaatttcaaactaatTACACGTCGACATATCAAAACCGCGGCAGCTAGGCAGTCATTTATGGCAAACCAAACAAACCCAGCTctttatctatactataaaagttaaaataattgAAACTATTTTTCATCAAGATTAGGCCCACCGTACGCTTTACGGACGTCCCATTTTAAAGTCAAACCAAAGGTTTAACGAAAGTGAGTGTAGACCCATAAAAttaatagaagaaaaatatttccatTAAAATCCTAATAATTGACTATTATTCTTTTacggaagaaaaaaaagatgtgtattatttttgaaagaaaaataaataacatcCTTGCTTGATGGAAGCAAAATTAAACACGTGCCACGCATCTTCACTAGTAAAAAAACAGCTCACTCAATACAAGCCCTCTGTCCGGGAGAAGTCTACATACCTCGAAACTATCAAGGTCAGAACACTTGAGCACTTAACCCCTTAACAACAAAACTGGATATCACTCTAGTGGTTTTTCATAGCGATTCTGCCCGATGCTGATGTGGCCTTCTAACTCGTGGGACCGGCTTGTAAACACATAGGCAGGTTAAAAAGAGGGAGGAACTGTGCCACTGTGGAACTCACGGCCAGGAGGGCACGACAGCGTCTCCAGCATGACGATTAGGTGCACATGATTAGAAAGAACATGGTGTtagggggcggggggggggggggggtgaggttAAGTGCTCGACCCCAATAGTATGGGGGTGGGGGATGTACACCATCTCGCCTCTGTCCCATCGTCGAAGCAAATTTGACAGACAACGAAATTAGCAGAAAAGAGCACATGCCGTTACAGAGGAAATACTTCTGACCAAACAACAATCCTGAATTCTGGTTACATAGAATAGCAGAACATCCCATGAAGATATCGACTAAACTCTCAGACCAGCTTATAAGCGACACAGCATGACTCAGTATGCCGTTAAATGTACCACCATAGAACCATAGAGGTTAAGTGCTCGACCCCAATAGTTCGGGGGTATGCCATCACACAACAGAGAAATGGCTTAGTTCGGGGGTGTGCCGTTACAGAACAGAGAAATGGCTTAGTTCGGGGGTATGCCGTTACAGAACAGAGAAAAGAAGCCATGCTCTGCAACTATTATAGTTACTGTACCCTGAATTCTGGTCAGTACATAGAATAGCAGAGCATCCCATGAAGATATCTTAATTGACGAAACTCTCAGCCACAAGATTTATGAAGAAATTCCCATCATAAAACATAAACTGAACATAACAAACATGATGCCATGGCAAATCGAACTAAACCTCTTAGGGCAGCAGCCACTTAGTCTTGTCATGATATACTAGAGATAAATTTGTTTAGAATAACTGACCAGTTTTACCCAACACCGCAGCGACTCCCAAAATACTTACAACCATTACGACAACACATAAAAGCAGGCATTGCATAGGTACGACGACAAAGCCTAGGCATCAAGAGATCAGGAGCTCAAGCACCTCTCTACTCGAAGGCCCACTGGTTCTCTCTGCggatctcctcttcctcctcaggGGTGAAGTCGTTCTTGATGTTGAAGGTCTTGCGGATCTCCTCAGGAGTCTTACCCTTGATCATGTCAGCAACAGTCTGGCAGGTCAGGTCCAGCAGCCCCTTGATGTTGAGATAGTTTGCAGCCTGACAAAAAAAGAGGGTGTCAGAAACCAGGAAGAAAAAGTTCATACTCAGAGAATATAAATAGATAGGCGAAAATGTTTTATCTAAGAATATGCACTACTCGTAAATCAGAAAACAAACTTCACTGCATTATCAAGGAGCAATCAGACAACTTCAGAGGATTCATAGCAGAAATAAGCTTATGAGATTAAAACAACCCTTCCACAGACACCgcgcagtgcgggaagcctacagTACCGGGCAGGCCCTTTTTAATGATTTATCAGGAGATAAATATACCAAAAGATCTTATGAAGATAAAACTGCTAAACCCAATGAGTTGCACAAACTGGTTCACACCTACGGATTTACCAAGGGAAAgtacaaataaataaaattatacaATGGTACCATAGTAGAGTAACTTGAAAGTTGAAACAAACTTTTTTCAAAACCAGTTCTTTAAATTTATTTAGCATTGGTGCACTGTATCAGGATATTGTTTATCAACATGTAATGTTGCTAACAGGACAACAGGATAATAATTAACAAAAAAATTGAAGCTACTAACCAGAAAAACATTACATATGATGTTATCTAAATCTATCACTTAGCACAGAACAATTAGGTGTGAAAACAGTCAAAACGGACttaaaaaaaatagcaaatCAGGCTTCCAAGTAACTTGGAAGTTAAAAGGGATAACATAACCATACTTTCCTGTAATCACACAATTAAAGGCATAGTTAACCTAGCACACATGCTACAAGAGAAGTTCACAGATAGAATCTGATGTGCTTAGATACACATAAAGGATGATGTCATAAACTTATAACCACGTTATGGAACCAATAAGAGTAACACCAAAAGCTAAGAAACTTCAGAAAAATTCTAGGTATCACTGTCATCAGGAAAAATTTCTACAAAGATGATAGGCAAAGAAAACCAAAGCAGTGCAATGACCTACCAACAAACACTAAAGGTAGATACCAATGAATATAATACAGATTGTGACAAGCAATCATGTAACCAAAAGATAAGATCATAAAACTTCTAATATCGAAAGATTATTCCTTGCAACTAATATCTATATAAATAGAAGTTCCTCGATAGGACAATAATACATTTGTGACAATGAAAATCCAATTAACTAGCAGGCAGTATTATGATGATGCATTCGATTGACAGCAGCAACAAAATCCCCGCAACCCGCGCAGGTAAAGACAGCTAGCTTCCACCAACAAACAAACCAATCCAGATCTGAATGGATAAATATGAACCCTAACCAATCCCAGATCTAAATTTCACCATATAGGCATggacagaggagggagaagggaggcgGAGCCTTTACCAAGATGAGGTCGAACAGCGTGGCCTGATCGACCTTGACGAAGTCGGCGTCCCAGTTCTTGAGGTCTTCGCCGGAGGCGGCGTTGCTGTTGGCGGCGGCAGCCCCCGCGTCGTCGGAGCCTGCCTtggacgcggcggccgcggcggctgcggcgtggacgTGCTTATTGCAGTACTCGATGACCTTGGAGAGGATCTTGGAGTTGACGTTGGGGAGCGGGATGCCGTTGTCGGCGCAGTCGTCCTCGATCATGTGACGGATGGTCTGCGACTCCATGGcgaccgcctcctccacctcgaACTCCTCGCCGTCGGAGCTCTTGAGCGTGATCATCTTCTTCTCGCCCTCGGCCGCCATCGATCGGGTGGGGAGTGTGGACTCGACGGATCGGATCGCAGGCGAAACCCTAGCTTTCTAGCTGCGGCGCACGGGGGAAGGAGGGCGAGAGATTGGGGAAGGCGGATTGGAGATTGCGGCGTGGGGTGGATGGCATATTAAATGGAGAGCTGGGGCAACCGGGGGCTCTATCAGCCGTCCGATGCGAGAAGCGGATGCACAGTTGAATAGGATCGGGACACCGATAAGGGCCCCGCTTGGACTTATGTGCTCCGGCGACCAGGATTGTTTGTGAACTTGGTGGGCCGTTTATAGCTTTTTCTGTACTCTCTCCGTTTCATTCATTTTTGCAGGGCGTTTCACCCTTAAAGATTGAGACCTTGtttagggcgcgtttagtttccaaaaaattttggcaacatttacaacactaattaggagcattaaatataaattaattatgaattaaataCACGGATGGACGGAAAGTCGCGagcgaatctattaagcctaattagtccatcattaaagattgtttactgtagcatgacATTGTCTAATTATTGCATAATTAcattcattagattcatctcgcgatttcaTCCGAAAGTTATGGAATggattttgtcagttatccatatttaatactcttaattCTTGGTTAAACGTTtgaagttactgtagcaaaaggaaaaattttgggaactaaacaaggccttagttCGCC
The genomic region above belongs to Panicum virgatum strain AP13 chromosome 8N, P.virgatum_v5, whole genome shotgun sequence and contains:
- the LOC120685356 gene encoding SKP1-like protein 1 isoform X1, translating into MAAEGEKKMITLKSSDGEEFEVEEAVAMESQTIRHMIEDDCADNGIPLPNVNSKILSKVIEYCNKHVHAAAAAAAASKAGSDDAGAAAANSNAASGEDLKNWDADFVKVDQATLFDLILAANYLNIKGLLDLTCQTVADMIKGKTPEEIRKTFNIKNDFTPEEEEEIRRENQWAFE
- the LOC120685356 gene encoding SKP1-like protein 1 isoform X2 — encoded protein: MAAEGEKKMITLKSSDGEEFEVEEAVAMESQTIRHMIEDDCADNGIPLPNVNSKILSKVIEYCNKHVHAAAAAAAANSNAASGEDLKNWDADFVKVDQATLFDLILAANYLNIKGLLDLTCQTVADMIKGKTPEEIRKTFNIKNDFTPEEEEEIRRENQWAFE